One region of Tistrella mobilis genomic DNA includes:
- a CDS encoding LLM class flavin-dependent oxidoreductase → MQLGAFLMPAHPASRSLRDGHFHDLDTLEYLDRIGFAEAWIGEHYMMPAEPCPSPDLLIAQAFLRTRHIRLAPGAFMLPFHHPAELAHRICMLDHISDGRLMIGIGASGTVLDLEMFDIDHRAGVHREMTAESIEIMTRFWESEGPFEYRGRFWTVRRPADQPEKATGYHLKPLQKPYPPIGVTGLSASSPTLRLAGENGWLPISFCFTPQYLHTHWAMVEEGAQRRGRAAPSRADWRVSRPFFVAETDEEAWRRSVGGEMGRYFREDYLPMLKGNNALGLMKHHPDVPDSDVTVDYVAKHCWITGSPETVADRIAEMQELSGGFGTLHVMCFDHLDELEPTRESHARLAGIAASTFA, encoded by the coding sequence ATGCAGCTCGGCGCCTTCCTGATGCCCGCGCATCCTGCGTCGCGATCACTCCGCGACGGCCATTTCCACGATCTTGACACGCTGGAGTATCTGGATCGGATCGGCTTCGCCGAGGCCTGGATCGGCGAGCACTACATGATGCCGGCCGAGCCCTGCCCGTCACCGGATCTGCTGATCGCCCAGGCCTTCCTGCGGACACGGCACATCCGCCTGGCCCCCGGCGCGTTCATGCTGCCGTTCCACCATCCGGCGGAACTCGCCCACCGGATCTGCATGCTGGACCATATCTCGGACGGTCGGCTGATGATCGGCATCGGGGCCAGCGGTACGGTCCTGGACCTTGAAATGTTCGACATCGACCATCGCGCCGGCGTGCACCGCGAGATGACCGCGGAATCGATCGAGATCATGACCCGGTTCTGGGAAAGCGAGGGCCCGTTCGAATATCGCGGCCGCTTCTGGACCGTGCGTCGGCCGGCAGATCAGCCGGAGAAGGCCACCGGCTATCACCTGAAGCCGCTGCAGAAGCCCTACCCGCCCATCGGGGTGACGGGGCTGTCGGCATCCTCGCCCACTCTCAGGCTGGCGGGTGAAAACGGCTGGCTGCCGATCAGCTTCTGCTTCACGCCCCAATATCTGCACACCCATTGGGCAATGGTGGAAGAGGGCGCGCAGCGCCGCGGCCGTGCCGCCCCGTCGCGCGCCGACTGGCGGGTCAGCCGCCCCTTCTTCGTGGCGGAAACCGACGAGGAGGCGTGGCGCCGTTCGGTCGGCGGCGAGATGGGCCGCTATTTCCGCGAGGACTATCTGCCCATGCTGAAGGGCAACAACGCCCTCGGCCTGATGAAGCATCATCCGGACGTGCCCGATTCCGACGTGACGGTCGACTATGTGGCAAAGCACTGCTGGATCACCGGCTCTCCCGAAACGGTGGCCGACCGGATCGCCGAAATGCAGGAGCTGTCGGGCGGTTTCGGCACCCTGCATGTGATGTGCTTCGACCATCTGGACGAGCTGGAGCCGACACGTGAAAGCCATGCCCGTCTGGCCGGCATCGCCGCATCGACCTTCGCCTGA
- a CDS encoding ammonium transporter, whose protein sequence is MKHLKTLLAAAPALALSALPAWAQDAAPAAAEAATEAAVTMDKGDTAWMMVSTILVLFMILPGLALFYGGLVRAKNMLSVLMQCTMITGVVIIVWTLWGYSMAFGDAPSMFWGGLDKAFLAGVTMDSVAATFTDGVVIPEYVFICFQMTFACITPALIVGAFAERMRFTAVVLFVILWVTFVYFPIAHMVWDSDGMLFAWGALDFAGGTVVHINAGIAGLVGCIMVGKRIGLGRDMMAPHSMTLTMVGAAILWVGWFGFNAGSNLEATGGAALAMINTFTATAGALVAWVVIESLARGKASMLGAASGIVAGLVAVTPAAGLIGPVGAIVLGIIASAICYFFVTVVKNKLGYDDSLDVFGVHGIGGIVGAVGTGVFTSASLGGIGYADGVTMADQVWTQILAVLVTIAWSGIGSLILYKIVDLLVGLRVSKESETEGLDLSSHGEAAYHN, encoded by the coding sequence ATGAAGCACCTGAAAACCCTACTCGCTGCGGCGCCCGCCCTCGCCTTGTCGGCGCTGCCGGCCTGGGCGCAGGATGCGGCACCCGCAGCCGCGGAGGCGGCCACAGAGGCCGCCGTGACGATGGACAAGGGCGATACCGCCTGGATGATGGTCTCCACCATCCTGGTCCTCTTCATGATCCTGCCGGGTCTGGCGCTGTTCTATGGCGGTCTGGTGCGCGCCAAGAACATGCTCTCGGTGCTGATGCAGTGCACCATGATCACCGGCGTGGTGATCATCGTCTGGACGCTCTGGGGCTATTCGATGGCCTTCGGCGATGCCCCCAGCATGTTCTGGGGCGGGCTGGACAAGGCCTTCCTGGCCGGCGTCACCATGGACAGCGTCGCCGCCACCTTCACCGACGGCGTGGTGATCCCCGAATACGTGTTCATCTGCTTCCAGATGACCTTCGCCTGCATCACCCCGGCGCTGATCGTCGGCGCCTTCGCCGAGCGCATGCGCTTCACGGCGGTGGTGCTGTTCGTGATCCTGTGGGTCACCTTCGTCTACTTCCCGATCGCCCACATGGTGTGGGATTCCGACGGCATGCTCTTCGCCTGGGGCGCGCTGGATTTCGCCGGCGGCACGGTGGTGCACATCAATGCCGGCATCGCGGGCCTGGTGGGCTGCATCATGGTCGGCAAGCGCATCGGCCTTGGCCGTGACATGATGGCCCCGCATTCGATGACGCTGACCATGGTCGGCGCCGCGATCCTGTGGGTCGGCTGGTTCGGCTTCAACGCCGGTTCCAACCTGGAAGCCACCGGCGGCGCAGCACTTGCCATGATCAACACCTTCACCGCCACCGCCGGCGCCCTGGTCGCCTGGGTGGTGATCGAAAGCCTGGCCCGCGGCAAGGCTTCGATGCTGGGCGCCGCCTCGGGCATCGTCGCCGGCCTGGTCGCCGTCACCCCGGCCGCCGGCCTGATCGGCCCGGTGGGCGCGATCGTGCTCGGCATCATCGCCTCGGCGATCTGCTACTTCTTCGTGACGGTGGTGAAGAACAAGCTGGGCTATGACGACAGCCTGGACGTGTTCGGCGTGCACGGCATCGGCGGCATCGTCGGTGCGGTCGGCACCGGCGTGTTCACCAGCGCGTCGCTGGGTGGCATCGGCTATGCCGACGGCGTGACCATGGCCGACCAGGTCTGGACCCAGATCCTGGCCGTGCTGGTCACCATCGCCTGGTCGGGCATCGGCAGCCTGATCCTGTACAAGATCGTCGACCTGCTCGTCGGCCTGCGGGTCAGCAAGGAATCCGAGACCGAGGGCCTGGACCTGTCCAGCCACGGCGAAGCCGCCTATCACAACTGA
- a CDS encoding TauD/TfdA dioxygenase family protein has product MEIKELSPVIGVEILGVDASAPISDAMVAEMRDLLNTHSVLLLRGQTLTEAQHVAFSRHFGDLQIHVLTQYLTTAHPEIYVLSNVKEAGRSIGNHKEGWNWHSDWSYLEIPCFGSVLYARECPPEGADTLFSSMHAAWEALDPEMQAKIRHLKAVHSYAGYYDKAFGDREPLTDAQRAATPDVVHPVVRTHPETGRLSLYVGEDIVKEILDLPAEEAAALLATLNAHAISDEFVYRHKWQEGDLLIWDNRCTMHKATPYDDVKYRRIMHRTTIKGTDRPV; this is encoded by the coding sequence ATGGAGATCAAGGAACTCTCGCCCGTGATCGGCGTCGAGATCCTGGGCGTCGACGCCTCGGCGCCGATTTCCGATGCCATGGTCGCGGAGATGCGCGACCTGCTGAACACGCATTCGGTGCTGCTGCTGCGCGGCCAGACCCTGACGGAGGCCCAGCATGTCGCCTTCTCGCGCCATTTCGGCGATCTGCAGATCCATGTGCTGACCCAGTATCTGACGACGGCACATCCCGAGATCTATGTGCTGTCGAACGTCAAGGAAGCCGGCCGCTCGATCGGCAACCACAAGGAGGGCTGGAACTGGCACTCCGACTGGTCCTATCTGGAGATCCCCTGCTTCGGCTCGGTGCTCTATGCCCGCGAATGCCCGCCGGAAGGCGCCGACACGCTGTTCTCGTCGATGCATGCCGCCTGGGAAGCGCTCGACCCCGAGATGCAGGCGAAGATCCGCCATCTGAAGGCGGTGCATTCCTATGCCGGCTATTACGACAAGGCCTTCGGCGACCGCGAGCCGCTGACCGATGCCCAGCGCGCCGCCACCCCGGATGTCGTGCACCCGGTGGTCCGCACCCATCCCGAGACCGGCCGGCTGTCGCTCTATGTGGGCGAGGACATCGTGAAGGAGATCCTGGACCTGCCGGCGGAAGAGGCGGCGGCCCTGCTGGCCACGCTCAACGCCCACGCGATTTCCGATGAATTCGTCTATCGCCACAAATGGCAGGAAGGCGATCTGCTGATCTGGGACAACCGCTGCACCATGCACAAGGCCACCCCCTATGACGACGTGAAGTACCGGCGCATCATGCACCGCACCACGATCAAGGGGACCGACCGGCCGGTCTGA
- a CDS encoding class II aldolase/adducin family protein codes for MSVSDHPATEDELRRQLAACYRLVAHFGMDDLIYNHISARVPGSDHHFLINPYGMFFREITASSLLKIDLDGNKLCNGAGEVNRAGFVIHAAIHRARADAICVLHLHSDAATAVSALPEGLLPVSQFAMHFHNRIGIHPYEGVALDLEEQDRLVADIGPHRVLLLRNHGFLTVGQTIPEAFMLAYYFERAARIQLKAQAAAAASGGGLALPPPEVSEKAARQFTEFAGDIRRPGFREWPGFLRLLDDVAPGYAI; via the coding sequence ATGTCCGTCTCCGACCATCCCGCGACCGAAGACGAGCTGCGCCGTCAGCTTGCCGCCTGCTATCGCCTGGTCGCCCATTTCGGCATGGACGACCTGATCTACAACCATATTTCCGCCCGGGTGCCGGGGAGCGACCACCACTTTCTGATCAACCCCTATGGCATGTTCTTCCGCGAGATCACGGCAAGCTCGCTGCTCAAGATCGATCTCGACGGCAACAAGCTCTGCAACGGCGCGGGCGAGGTCAACCGGGCCGGGTTCGTGATCCATGCCGCCATCCACCGCGCGCGTGCGGATGCGATCTGCGTGCTGCATCTGCATTCGGATGCGGCAACCGCGGTCTCGGCCCTGCCCGAGGGGCTGCTGCCGGTCAGCCAGTTTGCTATGCATTTCCACAACCGGATCGGCATCCACCCCTATGAGGGCGTGGCGCTGGACCTGGAGGAACAGGACAGGCTGGTGGCCGATATCGGCCCGCACCGGGTGCTGCTGCTGCGCAATCACGGCTTCCTGACCGTGGGCCAGACGATCCCCGAGGCCTTCATGCTCGCCTATTACTTCGAGCGGGCGGCCCGGATCCAGCTGAAGGCCCAGGCGGCCGCCGCCGCATCCGGTGGCGGGCTTGCCCTGCCGCCGCCCGAGGTCTCGGAAAAGGCCGCCCGCCAGTTCACCGAATTCGCCGGCGACATCAGGCGCCCGGGTTTCCGCGAATGGCCGGGCTTCCTGCGCCTGCTCGACGACGTGGCCCCAGGCTACGCAATCTGA
- a CDS encoding ABC transporter permease: MVAAGLNIGAVLRERVLPVVLGLAVIGGIWEGAIWAFDVKPYVLPSLTAILGATIDDLPMMLTALQATLYEAGAGYALGTAIGVALAMLMVFLPPVERGLMPVVVAINSVPVVAYTPLALIWLGIGPASKIAMVTLAVGFVILVNTLHGLKRPEEASINLMRSFGAGPITIMAKLRVPAALPSVVNGLRVAVVRAVLIAIVSEMLGAYAGIGWVIFQATQQVDFLLVWAGVLTASVASMILYLLLVWIDRKLVWWQ, encoded by the coding sequence ATGGTGGCGGCAGGATTGAACATCGGCGCGGTACTGCGCGAGCGGGTCCTGCCGGTGGTCCTGGGCCTGGCGGTGATCGGCGGCATCTGGGAAGGCGCGATATGGGCCTTCGACGTGAAGCCCTATGTGCTGCCCTCGCTCACCGCCATCCTGGGCGCCACCATCGACGACCTGCCGATGATGCTGACCGCCCTGCAGGCGACACTGTATGAAGCAGGCGCCGGCTATGCGCTGGGCACCGCCATCGGCGTGGCGCTGGCCATGCTGATGGTCTTCCTGCCGCCGGTCGAACGCGGACTGATGCCGGTGGTGGTGGCGATCAATTCGGTCCCGGTGGTGGCCTATACGCCGCTGGCACTGATCTGGCTGGGCATCGGCCCCGCCTCGAAGATCGCCATGGTCACGCTGGCGGTGGGTTTCGTGATCCTGGTCAACACGCTGCACGGGCTGAAGCGGCCGGAAGAGGCCTCGATCAATCTGATGCGCAGCTTCGGCGCCGGGCCGATCACCATCATGGCCAAGCTGCGGGTGCCGGCAGCCCTGCCCTCGGTGGTGAACGGGCTCAGGGTCGCGGTGGTCCGCGCGGTGCTGATCGCAATCGTGTCCGAGATGCTGGGGGCCTATGCCGGCATCGGCTGGGTGATCTTCCAGGCGACCCAGCAGGTGGATTTCCTGCTGGTCTGGGCGGGCGTGCTCACCGCATCGGTCGCCAGCATGATCCTGTACCTGCTGCTGGTCTGGATCGACCGCAAGCTGGTCTGGTGGCAGTGA
- a CDS encoding ABC transporter permease, whose amino-acid sequence MSAARASGGPAARVWQAVRLPILTVIVLAVLWEGVTRIFAVPASFFPPLSVVLADAASVWSYLLRSTGRTFLETVLGFLTGSAFGIFCGVVFAYSRNLERALFPLFVVSQTIPVIAFGALVIIWFGNTILSKVIIAFYVTFFPVTVNTHRGLLGCDPQKVSLMKSFGAGEWTIFRKLRFPTALPVIAVALRLGISLSLIGAIVGEWFGDTVGLGVMLIQAMYTEAVPRLWAIILACGLLGSALYAVVSLFERKFIWWRQD is encoded by the coding sequence ATGAGTGCCGCCCGGGCATCCGGCGGGCCGGCCGCGCGGGTCTGGCAGGCGGTGCGGCTGCCGATCCTGACCGTCATCGTCCTGGCCGTGCTGTGGGAGGGCGTCACCCGGATCTTCGCGGTGCCGGCCTCGTTCTTCCCGCCCTTGTCGGTGGTGCTGGCCGATGCCGCCTCGGTCTGGTCCTATCTGCTGCGCAGCACCGGCCGGACCTTCCTTGAAACCGTGCTGGGCTTTCTGACCGGATCGGCCTTCGGCATCTTCTGCGGCGTGGTCTTCGCCTATTCCCGCAATCTGGAACGGGCGCTGTTTCCGCTGTTCGTGGTGTCGCAGACCATTCCGGTCATCGCCTTCGGCGCACTGGTGATCATCTGGTTCGGCAATACCATCCTGTCGAAGGTGATCATCGCCTTCTACGTGACCTTCTTCCCCGTGACGGTGAACACCCATCGCGGCCTTCTTGGATGCGACCCGCAGAAGGTGTCGCTGATGAAGAGCTTCGGCGCCGGCGAATGGACCATCTTCCGCAAGCTGCGCTTCCCCACCGCCCTGCCGGTGATCGCGGTGGCGCTCAGGCTCGGGATCTCGCTCAGCCTGATCGGCGCGATCGTGGGCGAATGGTTCGGCGACACGGTGGGGCTGGGGGTGATGCTGATCCAGGCGATGTACACCGAAGCCGTGCCGCGGCTCTGGGCGATCATCCTCGCCTGCGGGCTGCTGGGCTCCGCCCTCTATGCGGTGGTCTCCCTGTTCGAAAGGAAGTTCATATGGTGGCGGCAGGATTGA
- a CDS encoding ABC transporter ATP-binding protein, translated as MPPSSTSTAMAPSSSSVASSAAAPAVAGEKPPLLELVNLWKRFGDGPAQVTAVSNVNLKIREGEFVCLVGPSGCGKSTLFNMVGGLLPADDDGSILMHGRPMADGALLGKVSFMPQRDLLFAWRNVVDNAILGLEVEGTPKAAARARALDMLPDFGLKGFEKHYPHQLSGGMRQRVALMRTFLFERDMILLDEPFGALDALTRAMMQRWLLDIWARYRRTVLFITHDIDEAIFLGDRVVVMTARPGTIKCDEVIELPRPRHPDIVTSPEFIEIKRRLLGAIEEEARKSFVSTTGGAG; from the coding sequence ATGCCCCCCTCCTCCACCAGCACCGCGATGGCGCCCTCGTCGTCTTCCGTCGCCTCTTCCGCCGCGGCCCCGGCCGTGGCGGGAGAGAAGCCGCCGCTGCTTGAACTGGTCAATCTATGGAAGCGGTTCGGCGACGGCCCGGCGCAGGTCACCGCGGTTTCGAACGTCAACCTGAAGATCCGCGAGGGCGAGTTCGTCTGCCTGGTCGGGCCCTCGGGCTGCGGCAAATCCACCCTGTTCAACATGGTGGGCGGGCTGCTGCCGGCCGACGATGACGGCTCGATCCTGATGCATGGCCGGCCGATGGCCGATGGCGCCCTGCTCGGCAAGGTGTCGTTCATGCCGCAACGCGACCTGCTGTTCGCATGGCGCAACGTGGTCGACAACGCCATCCTGGGGCTGGAGGTGGAGGGCACGCCCAAGGCCGCAGCCCGCGCCCGGGCGCTGGACATGCTGCCGGATTTCGGCCTCAAGGGCTTTGAAAAACACTATCCCCACCAGCTGTCGGGCGGCATGCGCCAGCGGGTGGCCCTGATGCGCACCTTCCTGTTCGAGCGCGACATGATCCTGCTCGACGAGCCCTTCGGGGCGCTGGATGCCCTCACCCGGGCGATGATGCAGCGCTGGCTGCTCGACATCTGGGCGCGCTATCGCCGCACGGTGCTGTTCATCACCCACGACATCGACGAGGCGATCTTCCTGGGCGACCGGGTGGTGGTGATGACCGCCCGCCCCGGCACGATCAAATGCGACGAGGTGATCGAGCTGCCCCGCCCGCGCCATCCCGATATCGTGACCTCGCCCGAATTCATCGAGATCAAGCGCCGCCTGCTGGGCGCGATCGAGGAGGAGGCCCGCAAGAGCTTCGTCTCCACGACCGGGGGTGCGGGATGA
- a CDS encoding ABC transporter substrate-binding protein, with product MAFAPLFAKGARRAAVALALAAPLLAAATLGGTQDARAAEKASLRLKWLPQAQFAGFYVAKAKGFYQAEGIDLTINPGGPNLNAEALVASGADTFGLTGGVESHLAAVDKGMPLVAIGVSHQKTPYAFVTKPDSGIKTLADFKGRKVSTWYTGAQYTLKAMLATGGVGAGDFTLMPQSVSLNPFIDGEVDVATATLYNELNTLKARGLTDLVLFQPDDFGITVQRDTLVTTTDTIKGRPELVQGFLAASLKGWKYALEHKAEAIDIMMKADPGMDRKHQEAMIEAIQDVMVYGKGASDGLLAIDFESLQKQHDILLANGVMKAPVDLKAAFDPSFWDKVPAEDKKL from the coding sequence ATGGCTTTCGCACCCCTCTTCGCGAAAGGCGCCCGCCGGGCCGCCGTCGCCCTTGCGCTTGCGGCACCGCTGCTGGCGGCCGCGACCCTGGGCGGCACCCAGGATGCCCGGGCGGCCGAAAAGGCGTCGCTCCGGCTGAAATGGCTGCCCCAGGCGCAATTCGCCGGCTTCTACGTCGCGAAGGCCAAGGGCTTCTACCAGGCCGAAGGCATCGACCTGACCATCAATCCCGGCGGCCCCAACCTGAATGCCGAGGCGCTGGTCGCCTCGGGCGCCGACACTTTCGGGCTGACGGGCGGCGTTGAAAGCCATCTGGCGGCGGTGGACAAGGGTATGCCCCTGGTCGCCATCGGCGTTTCGCATCAGAAGACGCCCTATGCCTTCGTCACCAAGCCCGACAGCGGCATCAAGACCCTGGCGGACTTCAAGGGCAGGAAGGTTTCCACCTGGTACACCGGCGCGCAGTACACGCTGAAGGCGATGCTCGCCACCGGTGGTGTCGGCGCGGGGGATTTCACCCTGATGCCGCAGTCGGTGTCGCTGAACCCGTTCATCGACGGCGAGGTCGATGTCGCAACCGCCACGCTTTACAACGAGCTGAACACGCTGAAGGCGCGCGGCCTGACCGATCTGGTGCTGTTCCAGCCCGATGATTTCGGCATCACCGTGCAGCGCGACACGCTGGTCACCACCACGGACACCATCAAGGGCAGGCCCGAACTGGTCCAGGGCTTCCTGGCTGCCTCGCTCAAGGGCTGGAAGTATGCGCTGGAGCACAAGGCCGAGGCGATCGACATCATGATGAAGGCCGATCCCGGCATGGATCGCAAGCATCAGGAAGCGATGATCGAGGCCATCCAGGACGTGATGGTCTATGGCAAGGGCGCCAGCGACGGCCTGCTCGCGATCGACTTCGAGAGCCTGCAGAAGCAGCACGACATCCTGCTCGCCAACGGCGTGATGAAGGCCCCGGTCGATCTGAAGGCCGCTTTCGACCCCTCCTTCTGGGACAAGGTCCCGGCCGAAGACAAGAAGCTCTGA
- a CDS encoding HD domain-containing protein codes for MVDVPPAAGSPALPFTPDDRADYRSIRESRAEDYEIQERHMARHRQGTPDLYLRLLAGLATPHLGFPIDRLEHSLQTATRALRDGRDDLYVFAALFHDVGDAIAPANHPEAGAAMLRPYVTPDLYWMVRHHGSFQGYYYWHFLGRDRDAREKYRDHRLFGATAEFCELYDQAAFDRDYRSLTLADFEPLVRDVMARPRNFVPD; via the coding sequence ATGGTCGACGTACCACCGGCCGCCGGCAGCCCGGCGCTGCCTTTCACGCCCGATGACCGGGCGGATTACCGCAGCATCCGCGAGAGCCGGGCGGAGGATTACGAGATCCAGGAGCGGCATATGGCCCGCCACCGCCAGGGCACGCCGGATCTGTATCTGCGCCTGCTGGCGGGGCTGGCCACGCCCCATCTGGGCTTCCCCATCGACCGGCTTGAACATTCCCTGCAGACGGCCACCCGTGCGCTGCGTGACGGGCGCGACGATCTCTATGTCTTCGCAGCCCTGTTCCATGATGTCGGGGATGCGATCGCCCCCGCCAATCATCCCGAGGCGGGGGCGGCGATGCTGCGGCCCTATGTCACGCCGGATCTTTACTGGATGGTCCGCCATCATGGCAGCTTCCAGGGCTATTACTACTGGCACTTCCTGGGGCGAGATCGTGACGCGCGGGAGAAGTATCGCGACCACCGGCTGTTCGGCGCCACCGCCGAATTCTGCGAGCTGTATGATCAGGCCGCGTTCGACCGCGACTACCGGTCACTGACCCTGGCTGATTTTGAGCCCCTGGTGCGCGACGTGATGGCGAGGCCGCGCAATTTCGTGCCCGATTGA
- a CDS encoding GntR family transcriptional regulator, which yields MKIKTVPVVSETRAESLRRSLEQQIVRGELRPGDRLDEVELAERFNVSRTPVREALHALAAAGLIEMRSRQGATVSTVSISMLLEMFQIMAELEGLCASFAARRANAAQRRNLQAIHERLVRVIQDDEPEAFYEVNREFHEAIYDASNSEFIAEQTLALRNRVSPYRRYVTFLPGRMTATLDEHERVLNAILAADSAGAQAAMRDHVTLLGDNLTDFIAAIPPSVLKTA from the coding sequence ATGAAGATCAAGACGGTGCCCGTGGTGAGTGAAACCCGTGCGGAGAGCCTGCGCCGCAGCCTGGAGCAACAGATCGTCCGCGGCGAGCTGCGCCCCGGCGACCGGCTGGACGAGGTGGAACTGGCCGAGCGCTTCAACGTCTCGCGGACCCCGGTGCGCGAGGCCCTGCATGCGCTGGCCGCGGCCGGGCTGATCGAGATGCGCTCCCGCCAGGGGGCCACCGTCTCCACGGTCTCGATCTCCATGCTGCTGGAGATGTTCCAGATCATGGCCGAGCTGGAGGGGCTTTGCGCCAGCTTCGCCGCCCGCCGGGCCAATGCCGCCCAGCGCCGCAACCTTCAGGCCATCCATGAGCGCCTGGTCCGGGTGATCCAGGACGACGAGCCCGAGGCCTTCTACGAGGTCAACCGGGAATTCCACGAGGCGATCTACGACGCCTCGAATTCCGAATTCATCGCCGAGCAGACGCTCGCCCTGCGCAACCGCGTCTCCCCCTATCGCCGCTATGTCACCTTCCTGCCCGGCCGGATGACGGCGACGCTGGACGAGCACGAGCGGGTGCTGAACGCGATCCTCGCCGCCGATTCCGCCGGTGCCCAGGCGGCGATGCGCGATCATGTCACTTTGCTGGGTGACAATCTGACCGACTTCATCGCCGCCATTCCGCCGAGCGTGCTCAAGACTGCCTGA